TGCGGGCTCGGCAGCACCCCTGCTTCAGACGGCGGTAAAAAGATAACGCTTACACTTTGGTACTGGAACCGCTCGATTGACGACAACTTGCTGAAGCAGGTCGACAAGCAGTTTCCCGGCATCCATTTGGACGCGCAGAAAATCGGCGGCGACTTTAAAGCGAAGCTGATGACGACGCTCGCCGCACGGTCGGGCGGGCCGGATATCATCGGCTTGAACGACTGGGTATCGGCGCTGTTCCCGGATAAGAGCCGGTTCTACAACCTCTACGATTTGGGCGCAAAGGATATCGAGAAGGATTACCTTGACTGGAAATGGCAGCAGGGCGTAACCCCCGACGGCACGATGATCGGGCTGCCGATGGATACCGGACCGACGGCGCTCTTTTACCGCGAGGATCTGTTCAAGCAGGCCGGACTCCCGACCGATCCCGACGAAGTGACCAAAATGATGAGCTCGTGGGATCAATATTTTGCGGCCGGGCAGAAGGTGAAGCAGGCGTTCGGCGGCAAGGTGAGCCTGACCGACAATATCAGCGACCTGTTCGGCCAGGTGCTGGCCCAGGGGAAAGACCTGTATTTCAAACCGGACGGCACCTTCATCGGCGGCTCCTCCGAGCAGGTGAACAAAGCCTGGGCGACGGCCGTCAAGGCTTATCAGCAAGGGATGCTCGCCAATATCGACCGCTTTACGCCGGAGTGGAACGCGGCGATGGATAACGGGGATATTGCGTCGTTCGTCGGCGCCGTCTGGATGAAGCAGGTGCTGATGGATGCCGCGCCCGATACGGCCGGCAA
This genomic window from Paenibacillus humicola contains:
- a CDS encoding ABC transporter substrate-binding protein translates to MQPRRIIPLLLIVPLVLVLLSSCGLGSTPASDGGKKITLTLWYWNRSIDDNLLKQVDKQFPGIHLDAQKIGGDFKAKLMTTLAARSGGPDIIGLNDWVSALFPDKSRFYNLYDLGAKDIEKDYLDWKWQQGVTPDGTMIGLPMDTGPTALFYREDLFKQAGLPTDPDEVTKMMSSWDQYFAAGQKVKQAFGGKVSLTDNISDLFGQVLAQGKDLYFKPDGTFIGGSSEQVNKAWATAVKAYQQGMLANIDRFTPEWNAAMDNGDIASFVGAVWMKQVLMDAAPDTAGKWKVARAPGGDGNNGGSFLAIMKTSKHPKEAFEVIKWLQNPQNQLTGYQDLNLFPSTPSVYSDPKMNTAEPFFGGQRTGGIFAASAKNVQVAYFGEKFTLIDGIYKQELVKVAKQHKAPDKAWSDAMNQIQRELKR